In Nymphaea colorata isolate Beijing-Zhang1983 chromosome 10, ASM883128v2, whole genome shotgun sequence, the genomic stretch TCTATTGTAGCTCCATCTCTGGCAAAGGGAAAACACTCTATCTTAGTAAAACATAATggttttaaacttttatatgGGGATTTTAGGTGGACTTCCTCTTGCAGATTTAATATGCTTATAGAAAGTATAATTTGCAGGAAGACTCATGATACTAATTGTTGCGGCTTTTGTTACTATAGTTGATAATCACAAATGTCATTCTCGGTCCTCGAGAGGTTCTGTTTAGGAAAATCCCAATAATAAAATGTAGATAGTTAAAAATTAGGAAATAATGTGTTTTCTGCAGTTTTTTTTAAGGAACATTCACAAGCATTCATGAAAGTCCTTTGaatcataaaaagaaatggCAAGGGAAAAAATGCAGGTAAAGGTTATTGTTATATTATCAAAAGAATACTATATACATAaaggatatatattttttctctaaaaaagtaaaatatcataatattactgtgatatttattttctagcaacattttcaaaatgtcacAACTTACAATACTTTTCTGATATTataatttaagtttgaaatgcctaaaatatttcaaacttttgtagATATTTGTGATACTGCATGACTGTTTCTGTCATTACTGGTAACTCTTTCTTGTATGTGTTCTCCTTTTGAGAAATCTGTGCTACAGCCTTAGgaagagaaaataataaaatctatggttccttgtgttttttttttttttttggtgtttttggtTACTGCCTTTCGTTTTTTGGTACAATCAATTGCTAGTGTGTATACTATACATGAGAATTAGGTGATCTTTTGCCATCTGAAATTAAAGCTTCTTATATGTTTGATTGAATATGCAACCAACTAGATTTAGTCTATTTCACTTCTTGTTTAGCACTGTAAAGATGAGTTCTCCTAATGATATGCAGAGTTGATCAAAAGAATGCTGatgattaattttcttttgatgcCTAATTGTCAATTACTTGTAGGTCCTGTGGCTGAAGATATGTTCCACTGGCAGGCAACAATTATGGGACCTCCTGATAGTCCTTATGCTGGAGGCGTGTTTCTAGTCACAATTCACTTCCCCCCTGACTATCCGTTTAAGCCTCCCAAggttatattttatatttactttaTTTCGGATGTGATGGATGTATTTTGTAGGtttcttcttgaaaaatattttatcatttgCAAACAGCTACCAATAATAATGATAACTTGtatttcttgttttctaatTATATGAAGGTGTACTTgattgcaatatatatatatatatatatatatatatatttacttggGTTGTTTTTCTCCTTGAGAAAAATCTTGTATGGCACAGTTTCACAAATAAATATTAGGAGATGTTTGGCACAGCGTGTGAATACTTTTGTTGGTGATTCTCAATGGAAGGGTTCCCTGTAGCATTGGGCTCCCTCACTTCTGGCAGAAGAGTTGTTCTAAGGGGAAATAAACAATTTTGTTTTAGATGTTTACTTCACAATCTTTTCATGTGTCATCTTTATAAGGGTAAAAATGGAACTTTCCAAGAAGATTGAAAGCCTTTTCTCCTCCAGACTGTTTACTTTAAAGCATCTCTCATCATGGTTTATTCATTTAAGCATCAACCAATCCtgttggaaaattttctttgaaagtttTAGTTGGTGCTCTTTGGAGTGCTTGTACTTGTGGTACTGCCTTATTGTTGTTACTAGAATATGGGGACATGATGACCTGCTAAAACGTTTGGACTTAGGCTGATTACTTTTTGTTGTTGATTTTGGAATATTCTTGTCTCCCTGGTAGAAGTAGAACCAATATCTATTCTGGTGACTGGATCCTTTTAGTGTAAAGTCAGGACTAGATGATCACGAAAATTCTTTGAAGAATTTTCTCCTATATACTCATTCAAATGGTCTGCTGCATAGTTAGCTTGAGGCTTGTCATCAGGGAACTCCAATACTTTTGGTGGAACATGTGTCTCTTGTTCAAGCAACAACAGTTTCAGCGTTGGTCCAGTAAAATTGATTAAGGATGCCTCTTATTTGTTTGATGAGATAAATGGCTGTGTTTTGCTATATAACAAAATTGTTTGGAATATTCTCGTCTCCCTGGTAGAAGTAGGACCAATATTTATGCTGGTGACTGGATCCTTTTAGTGTAAAGTCAGGACTAGATGATCACAagaattcttttaagaattttctCCTGTATACTCATTCAAATGCTCTGCCGCATAATTAGCTTGAGGCTTTTCATCAGGGAGCTCCAATACTTTTGGTGGAGCATGTGTCTCTTGTTCAAGCAACAACGGTTTCAGCATTGGTCCAGTAAAATTGATTAAGGATGTCTCTTGTTTGTTTGATGAGATAAATGGCTGTGTTTTGCTATATaacaaaattgtttgaaaacAAGATATTAAATGTCTGCATTTGAAAGTGTCTTTCACCACTAAGGATCTTTCAcacatgttattttttcatttttttgggtaaTTTTTCTGCTTCGTTTGCAGATTTATTTTTCGTATCATTTATGTTGTTAAAAGTTCTATTTTTTTTGAACTGTTAGGTGGCATTTCGGACCAAGGTCTTTCATCCAAACATTAACAGCAATGGGAGCATTTGCCTTGATATCCTGAAAGAACAGTGGAGTCCGGCTCTGACTATTTCAAAGGTCTATCATGTGTTATCTCTATATCTTGCTTGTGAATATAACCTATGTTGCTTCTTAATTGTTGATACAA encodes the following:
- the LOC116262549 gene encoding ubiquitin-conjugating enzyme E2 28, which produces MASKRILKELKDLQKDPPTSCSAGPVAEDMFHWQATIMGPPDSPYAGGVFLVTIHFPPDYPFKPPKVAFRTKVFHPNINSNGSICLDILKEQWSPALTISKVLLSICSLLTDPNPDDPLVPEIAHMYKTDRAKYESTARSWTQKYAMG